Below is a window of Granulicella pectinivorans DNA.
GGGGCAATGCTGTCTTCTCTGCCGACCATGCTGCCTGCCAGCTTGCCTTGATGCCCTCACCGCCGACGAGCGATTCGAGTGCGCCAGGCTTACCGTGTCCCACGGGCTCCTCCGAGGTTCCCGGCACCAGCATGTATCCGATCTCACCCGCAGACCAGCCCATGCCATGAAAGACCTTACCACGCAGCACGATCCCCGCACCGACTCCGCTGCCGATCGCAAGGAAGACGAAGTCGGGATGTCCCTTCGCCGAACCGTCAATGCTCTCCCCCAACGCTGCGATATTCACGTCGTTGTCGACCGCGGCGGGTACGCCAAGAGCCTCTTCGAGCAGTGCTCGCAGAGGGACATCGCGCCACCCCATCAGATAGGACGTCACGATGACGATGCCGTTGTGAACGTCCGTAACGCCCGGAGCGCCCGCTGCGATCGCCACCAACTCGCTACGCGCTACCGCGCCCCGCGCGAGCAACTCCTCGACACCGCCGACGATCAACGTAACGATTGCCGCAGGTTCTCGTATGCCAGCCGTCCCAGTAGACCATTGGCCCACGATGCGGCCCTCTCGGTCCGCGAGAGCGAGACGCAGGTTCGTTCCGCCAAGATCGACACCGACCACATAGCCACTTTGCGCGACTGCATACGAAGGAGAGAGTTGCTGCTGCATCAAGTCGTTACCTTTGCAAAAAATCAATGCGTTCAATCCGTAACAAGACCGCGCTCCGTGCTGATGCTTTCCAACTCACGTCCTTTGGTCTCCGGAACTACAAAGACTACGAAGAAGAGCGTCAGCACACAGAACACGCCGTAAATACCAAACGTCACGGCGTTACCCGCGAAGTGGATGAGCGATAAGAAGGTCATGGAGACCAGGAAGTTCGA
It encodes the following:
- a CDS encoding ROK family protein, whose amino-acid sequence is MQQQLSPSYAVAQSGYVVGVDLGGTNLRLALADREGRIVGQWSTGTAGIREPAAIVTLIVGGVEELLARGAVARSELVAIAAGAPGVTDVHNGIVIVTSYLMGWRDVPLRALLEEALGVPAAVDNDVNIAALGESIDGSAKGHPDFVFLAIGSGVGAGIVLRGKVFHGMGWSAGEIGYMLVPGTSEEPVGHGKPGALESLVGGEGIKASWQAAWSAEKTALPLTLTATQVFDHAVAGDALAKTILDQAARTLAYAIYDMALILNCELFVLGGGVGMNPVLLAATEAVLAKHVAHVRPKVALSALGTDAQVIGAVRLAIETAVRTI